The Flavobacterium piscisymbiosum genome includes a region encoding these proteins:
- a CDS encoding ribonuclease HII, whose product MLEKNFSGFNLETGTDEAGRGCLAGPVTAAAVILPNHFEHEFLNDSKQLSEKMRVFLKPIIEQHALCFAVTHLHPNEIDEINILNASMKGMQECILKLHHIPEFIIVDGNRSLNAKLGLKNTFGKQFSMTEIELLKSIPNQSIIKGDGKFLSIAAASVLAKTYRDEYMDQIHEEFPMYNWKQNKGYPTKEHREAIKKYGTTKYHRMSFRLLPDQLELNFE is encoded by the coding sequence ATGCTCGAAAAAAATTTCTCAGGATTTAATTTAGAAACCGGAACTGACGAAGCTGGCCGAGGTTGTCTGGCTGGTCCGGTAACGGCTGCTGCAGTAATTTTACCAAATCATTTTGAGCATGAATTTTTAAACGACAGTAAACAATTGTCTGAAAAGATGAGAGTTTTTCTAAAACCAATCATCGAGCAGCATGCGCTTTGTTTTGCTGTTACGCATTTGCATCCTAATGAAATTGATGAAATTAATATTCTAAACGCTTCAATGAAAGGTATGCAGGAATGTATCCTAAAACTACATCATATACCTGAATTTATTATTGTAGATGGTAATCGTTCTTTAAATGCAAAATTGGGTTTAAAGAATACTTTTGGCAAACAATTTTCTATGACTGAAATTGAATTACTAAAATCGATTCCAAATCAAAGCATTATAAAAGGTGACGGTAAATTTTTAAGTATCGCCGCAGCTTCTGTCCTGGCCAAAACGTATCGCGATGAATACATGGATCAGATTCATGAAGAATTCCCGATGTACAACTGGAAACAAAACAAAGGTTATCCTACCAAAGAACATCGGGAAGCCATAAAAAAATATGGAACTACAAAATATCACCGAATGAGTTTTAGGCTTTTGCCGGATCAACTCGAATTGAATTTTGAATAA
- a CDS encoding putative porin yields MRIFFFLYLLVVPTLLFSQEKNTSKNSLDMNTKYSSITDTIKKKKAKIATIDQYQIITLEHDTTYVDTSLTLKSAYKQNNLRKDDFGLLSFANIGQAYNTLQYSLTSFSPYPEIGFNGKHFNYLQADQINYYSAATPLTELFFNTTINKGQNVDSFITLNTSKNLNFSIAYRGLRSEGDYINQLVSAGNFRFTTSYATSDRRYAINAHYTYQDVLNEENGGITTPADFESDNPDYKNRQRLQVYLTDAESFLKGRRLFFDHAFRINPTEGNNNLYVTHQFNYENKAFEYKQATVLSTVGTRSVKRFGDSYVTSGINDQTHYERLYNKVGVAYENSLLGKFNFFVDDYRSNYKYGRILVDADGTVIPDNLFLQINNVGGQFEYQKNKWNGRFLYSRSITNQSLSDLDAKLKYDFNDKIQFDFRYRNINKLPNNNYNLYQSSYVQYNWSNNFKNEKINSLSAAVSTPWLNAEVQYTVLNDHLYFADVSSPAQKAVNTQIINPAQYGNAINYLEIKASREFKFGPFALDNTLLYQKVDQSDLILNVPDFVTRNTFYYSGYFFKKALYMQTGIVFNYFTKYYANGYNPVVGEFYVQKEKEIGGYPLFDLFLNARIRQTRFYLKAEHINALFSKSDYYSAPNNPYRDFVIRFGLVWNFFQ; encoded by the coding sequence ATGAGAATATTCTTTTTTCTATACCTATTAGTTGTACCCACTTTATTGTTTTCTCAGGAAAAAAATACTTCTAAAAATAGTTTAGATATGAATACTAAATATTCAAGTATAACTGATACTATAAAAAAGAAAAAAGCAAAAATAGCAACAATAGATCAATATCAGATTATTACGCTGGAGCATGATACTACTTATGTTGATACTTCGTTAACATTAAAAAGCGCCTACAAACAAAATAATCTTCGTAAAGATGATTTCGGACTTTTGTCTTTCGCAAATATCGGACAAGCTTATAATACTTTGCAATACAGTCTGACTAGTTTTTCTCCTTATCCGGAAATTGGTTTTAACGGAAAACATTTTAATTATCTTCAAGCAGATCAAATCAATTACTATTCAGCGGCAACACCTTTAACGGAGTTGTTTTTTAATACAACAATAAATAAAGGTCAGAACGTAGATTCATTTATTACATTAAATACATCAAAAAACCTTAATTTTTCTATCGCATACAGAGGTTTACGTTCAGAGGGAGATTATATAAACCAATTGGTAAGTGCAGGAAATTTTAGATTTACAACAAGTTACGCTACAAGCGACAGAAGATATGCGATAAATGCACATTATACGTATCAGGATGTTTTAAACGAAGAAAATGGCGGAATTACTACGCCTGCAGACTTTGAAAGTGATAATCCGGATTATAAAAACCGTCAAAGATTGCAAGTGTATCTTACCGATGCGGAATCATTTTTAAAAGGCCGACGTTTGTTTTTTGATCATGCTTTTAGAATAAATCCAACTGAGGGGAATAATAATTTATATGTAACGCATCAGTTTAATTACGAAAACAAGGCTTTCGAATACAAGCAGGCAACTGTTCTCTCGACTGTTGGAACCAGATCAGTAAAACGATTTGGAGATTCGTACGTAACAAGTGGTATAAACGATCAGACACATTACGAAAGATTATACAATAAGGTAGGAGTAGCTTATGAAAATTCTCTTTTAGGGAAATTTAATTTTTTTGTAGACGACTACAGATCGAATTATAAATACGGAAGAATCTTGGTAGATGCCGATGGAACTGTTATTCCGGATAATTTATTTCTGCAAATTAATAATGTTGGCGGTCAATTTGAATATCAAAAAAACAAATGGAACGGACGTTTTTTATATTCAAGATCGATTACAAACCAGTCACTTTCTGATTTAGATGCTAAGTTAAAATATGATTTTAATGATAAAATTCAGTTTGATTTTAGATACCGTAACATCAATAAATTACCAAATAATAACTACAACTTGTACCAAAGTAGTTATGTGCAATACAATTGGTCGAATAATTTCAAAAACGAGAAAATCAATTCGCTTAGTGCCGCTGTTAGCACGCCTTGGCTGAATGCAGAAGTTCAGTATACGGTTCTAAATGATCATTTGTATTTTGCAGATGTTTCTTCGCCAGCTCAAAAGGCTGTAAATACACAGATTATAAATCCGGCCCAATACGGAAATGCAATTAACTATCTGGAGATAAAAGCAAGTCGTGAATTTAAATTTGGTCCTTTCGCTCTTGATAATACACTTTTATATCAAAAAGTAGATCAGTCAGATTTAATTTTAAATGTGCCTGATTTTGTAACAAGAAATACATTTTATTATTCAGGTTACTTTTTTAAGAAAGCACTGTATATGCAAACCGGAATCGTTTTTAATTATTTTACAAAGTATTACGCGAATGGTTACAACCCTGTTGTTGGAGAGTTTTATGTTCAGAAAGAAAAAGAAATTGGAGGTTATCCATTATTTGATCTTTTCCTAAATGCCAGAATTCGCCAAACCCGATTCTATCTTAAAGCAGAACACATAAATGCTCTTTTTTCTAAAAGCGACTATTATTCGGCTCCTAATAATCCTTATCGTGATTTTGTAATCCGCTTTGGTTTAGTTTGGAATTTCTTCCAATAG
- a CDS encoding pyridoxal-phosphate dependent enzyme, with protein MDFSNNILETIGNTPLVKLNKIVAEIDALVLAKVETFNPGNSVKDRMAVKMVEDAEADGRLKPGGTIIEGTSGNTGMGLALVAIIKGYKLICVISDKQSKEKMDILRAVGAKVVVCPTDVEPTDPRSYYSVSKRLAEETPNSWYVNQYDNMSNSLAHYEQTGPEIWKQTDGKITHFVVGVGTGGTISGVGKYLKEKNPNIKIWGIDTYGSVFKKYHETGIFDENEIYSYITEGIGEDILPKNVDFSLIDGFTKVTDKDAAVYTRKIALEEAIFVGNSAGACIKGLLQLKEHFTPEDVVVVLFHDSGSRYVGKMFNDDWMRERGFLEENITKAEDVIKDHIDKELIVVRTEELVSHAIERMRKYKISQIPVVDITGFVGSVDETDLFRSYVADKNVAEKPIKEVMGKPFPIVKLGTPIEEVSKLFTKENDAVLVDLGNGNHHIITKYDIIGSIK; from the coding sequence ATGGACTTTTCAAATAACATTTTAGAAACAATTGGTAATACACCATTGGTAAAACTCAACAAAATTGTTGCTGAAATTGATGCGTTAGTATTGGCAAAAGTCGAAACTTTTAATCCCGGAAATTCTGTAAAAGACAGAATGGCCGTAAAAATGGTTGAAGATGCAGAGGCAGATGGCCGATTGAAACCTGGAGGAACTATTATTGAAGGAACTTCTGGAAATACAGGAATGGGATTGGCGCTTGTAGCGATCATTAAAGGATATAAACTGATTTGTGTAATATCTGACAAGCAGTCTAAAGAAAAAATGGATATTTTGCGTGCTGTGGGTGCCAAAGTTGTAGTTTGCCCTACAGATGTTGAACCAACAGATCCAAGATCTTATTATTCTGTTTCAAAACGTCTGGCCGAAGAAACGCCAAATTCATGGTATGTAAATCAGTACGATAATATGTCAAACTCTTTGGCACATTACGAACAAACCGGACCAGAAATCTGGAAACAAACTGATGGGAAAATTACACATTTTGTAGTGGGAGTAGGAACAGGAGGAACTATTTCGGGTGTTGGAAAATATTTAAAAGAGAAAAATCCAAATATTAAAATTTGGGGAATTGATACCTATGGTTCTGTTTTTAAAAAATACCATGAAACCGGAATTTTCGACGAAAACGAAATTTACTCTTATATCACCGAAGGAATTGGAGAAGATATTTTGCCTAAAAATGTTGACTTTTCTTTAATTGACGGATTTACAAAAGTAACCGATAAAGATGCAGCGGTTTATACCAGAAAAATTGCTCTGGAAGAAGCTATTTTTGTTGGTAATTCTGCAGGAGCTTGTATAAAAGGATTGTTACAGCTTAAAGAACACTTTACGCCAGAAGATGTGGTTGTGGTATTGTTTCACGATTCAGGAAGCCGTTATGTAGGTAAAATGTTTAATGACGACTGGATGCGCGAACGTGGTTTCTTAGAAGAAAACATTACAAAGGCCGAAGACGTAATTAAAGATCATATCGATAAAGAATTAATCGTGGTTCGTACAGAAGAATTGGTTTCTCACGCGATCGAACGTATGCGTAAATACAAAATCTCGCAGATTCCTGTTGTAGATATTACTGGTTTTGTTGGTTCTGTTGATGAAACAGATTTGTTTAGAAGTTATGTTGCAGATAAAAACGTAGCCGAAAAACCAATCAAAGAAGTAATGGGAAAACCTTTTCCAATTGTAAAATTAGGAACACCAATCGAAGAAGTTTCTAAATTATTTACCAAAGAAAATGACGCCGTTTTGGTTGATTTAGGAAATGGTAATCATCATATTATTACAAAATATGATATCATTGGATCTATAAAATAA
- a CDS encoding 3'-5' exonuclease — MTFTAIDFETATGHHPCSVGIVTVENGIITDEFVTLIKPPKNEYNPFTIRVHGIYPRDTVNAKTFVQVYPEIEKRLKNRVVVAHNESFDRNVLMKSMTLYGLQYEDLNIAEKWECTVKIYKAKGFKPTKLSDCCREMKIQLNHHEALSDARACAKLYMLR, encoded by the coding sequence ATGACTTTTACCGCGATAGATTTTGAAACTGCTACAGGACATCATCCGTGCTCTGTTGGTATCGTTACTGTAGAGAACGGGATAATTACAGATGAGTTTGTTACTTTGATTAAGCCTCCCAAAAATGAGTACAATCCGTTTACGATTCGTGTACACGGTATTTATCCAAGAGATACTGTAAATGCTAAAACTTTTGTGCAGGTTTATCCCGAGATCGAAAAAAGATTAAAAAACAGAGTAGTGGTCGCACACAACGAAAGTTTTGATCGTAATGTTTTAATGAAATCGATGACGCTTTACGGTTTGCAATATGAGGATTTGAATATTGCCGAAAAATGGGAATGTACCGTTAAGATCTACAAAGCAAAAGGATTCAAGCCCACTAAATTAAGTGACTGCTGTCGCGAAATGAAAATTCAGCTCAATCACCACGAAGCATTATCTGATGCGAGAGCTTGTGCAAAATTATATATGTTGAGATAA
- a CDS encoding PspC family transcriptional regulator — protein sequence MSAILKLKFFFEKYGFHVSSRLADKLGMRVTSVRLFFIYISFVTAGLGFGVYLTLAFWIRLKDLIRAKRTSVFDL from the coding sequence ATGTCAGCAATTTTAAAACTTAAATTCTTTTTCGAAAAATATGGTTTTCATGTTTCTTCAAGATTGGCAGATAAATTGGGTATGCGCGTAACGAGTGTACGATTATTTTTTATCTATATTTCGTTTGTTACGGCAGGTTTAGGATTTGGAGTTTATCTTACTTTGGCATTTTGGATTCGCCTAAAAGATTTAATTCGTGCAAAACGAACATCAGTTTTCGATTTATAA
- a CDS encoding amino acid permease encodes MSIWKTKPLSVLLDEASESEKGLKRTLSSRSLVALGVGAIIGAGLFSLTGIAAAEHAGPAVTLSFVLAAVGCAFAGLCYAEFASMIPVAGSAYTYSYATMGEFMAWIIGWDLVLEYALGAATVGVSWSRYLLELLNKYGIHLPHQFICSPWETLKLSDGTVIEGGIVNLPAIFIVSMLSLLLIRGTKESASLNNFLVVVKVAVVLVFIILGWSFIDTANYTPYIPANTGVFGEFGWSGIAAGAGTVFFAFIGFDAVSTAAQEAKNPQKGMPIGILGSLIICTLLYVFFAHVMTGLVNYKEFAGDAKPAATAFAKTGYDFLQTGLIVAILAGYTSVILVMLLGQSRVFYTMSKDGLLPPFFSSIHSKFRTPWKTNLFFLVFVSLFAGLVPVSDLGHMVSIGTLLAFVLVCIGVMVMRKRMPDAPRSFRTPLVPFVPIAGIVICLALMYSLPNESWVRLVVWMALGVVIYFVYGKKNSKLNNPGK; translated from the coding sequence ATGTCAATTTGGAAAACTAAACCACTTTCGGTATTGCTTGACGAAGCTTCCGAATCTGAAAAAGGCTTGAAAAGAACTCTATCTTCACGGTCGCTCGTTGCACTTGGAGTTGGAGCCATTATTGGAGCCGGATTATTCTCGTTAACAGGAATTGCTGCTGCAGAACATGCAGGACCAGCAGTTACTCTTTCTTTTGTTTTAGCAGCCGTTGGATGTGCTTTTGCAGGACTTTGTTATGCAGAATTTGCTTCTATGATTCCGGTTGCGGGTAGCGCATATACATACTCTTATGCTACAATGGGAGAATTTATGGCTTGGATTATTGGTTGGGATTTAGTTTTAGAATACGCTTTGGGAGCCGCAACCGTCGGGGTAAGCTGGTCCCGTTACTTATTAGAATTACTAAACAAATACGGAATTCACCTCCCCCATCAATTTATATGTTCACCCTGGGAAACTCTTAAACTTAGTGACGGTACAGTAATCGAAGGCGGTATTGTAAATTTACCGGCTATTTTTATTGTGTCTATGTTATCTTTATTATTAATAAGAGGAACAAAAGAATCTGCGTCTTTAAACAACTTTTTAGTTGTTGTAAAAGTTGCTGTAGTACTTGTTTTCATCATTTTAGGATGGAGCTTTATTGACACTGCAAACTACACACCTTATATCCCGGCTAACACTGGTGTTTTTGGTGAATTTGGATGGTCAGGAATTGCTGCAGGTGCGGGAACTGTATTCTTTGCCTTTATTGGTTTTGATGCTGTATCTACAGCTGCACAAGAAGCTAAAAATCCTCAAAAAGGAATGCCAATTGGTATTTTAGGATCTTTGATTATTTGTACCTTATTATATGTATTTTTTGCTCACGTAATGACAGGTCTTGTTAATTATAAAGAATTTGCCGGTGATGCTAAACCTGCTGCAACTGCTTTTGCCAAAACAGGTTATGACTTTTTACAAACAGGTTTAATTGTAGCTATTTTAGCAGGTTATACTTCTGTAATATTAGTAATGCTTTTGGGCCAAAGCCGTGTATTTTATACTATGAGTAAAGATGGTTTGTTACCTCCATTCTTCAGTTCTATTCACTCTAAATTTCGTACTCCATGGAAAACTAACCTTTTCTTCTTAGTATTCGTAAGTTTATTTGCTGGATTGGTTCCAGTAAGTGATTTAGGACATATGGTAAGTATTGGAACATTATTAGCCTTTGTACTTGTTTGTATTGGTGTAATGGTGATGCGTAAAAGAATGCCAGATGCTCCAAGATCTTTCAGAACACCTTTAGTACCATTTGTACCTATCGCAGGTATCGTAATTTGCTTGGCTTTGATGTATTCATTACCTAACGAAAGCTGGGTTAGACTTGTAGTCTGGATGGCATTAGGAGTAGTAATTTACTTTGTTTATGGTAAGAAAAACAGTAAACTGAACAATCCGGGAAAATAA
- a CDS encoding ComEA family DNA-binding protein, producing MNFKIFGKYFKFTNHQRTGIFLLFGIIMILQTIYFFADFNVAEKSFPEKEQWLSLQSEIDSLKISKYNDKPKVYSFNPNFITDYKGYKLGMSVEEIDRLLAFRRENKYVSSAKEFQEVTKVSDSLLNVMAPLFKFPDWVQNKTTFKNERKEFVKKEFNKKEKINVLDINQATQEDLVKIYGIGEALSVRILKQKEILGCFVSMEQMSDIWGLSPEVISELNTHFKVIVPPNFKKIAINDASLKELSQFAYFKYTLAKQIVTYRSMNGNINNIEDLSKIKGFPVDKAKIISLYLEF from the coding sequence ATGAATTTTAAAATATTTGGAAAGTATTTCAAGTTTACAAATCATCAACGTACAGGAATTTTTTTACTTTTTGGAATTATAATGATATTACAGACAATTTATTTTTTTGCTGATTTTAATGTAGCTGAAAAATCTTTCCCCGAAAAAGAACAATGGTTGTCTTTACAGTCGGAAATTGATTCTCTCAAAATTTCAAAATATAATGATAAGCCCAAGGTGTATTCTTTCAATCCAAATTTCATAACAGACTATAAAGGATATAAGTTAGGAATGTCTGTTGAGGAGATAGATCGTTTGTTGGCTTTTCGGAGAGAAAATAAATATGTCAGTTCTGCAAAAGAGTTTCAGGAAGTAACAAAAGTTTCAGATTCTTTATTAAATGTAATGGCTCCGCTTTTCAAATTTCCGGATTGGGTTCAAAACAAAACAACCTTCAAAAACGAAAGAAAAGAATTTGTAAAAAAAGAATTCAATAAAAAAGAAAAGATCAACGTTTTAGATATCAATCAGGCAACACAGGAAGATTTAGTTAAGATTTATGGCATTGGAGAAGCACTATCAGTAAGAATTCTAAAGCAAAAAGAAATTTTAGGCTGTTTTGTTTCTATGGAACAAATGAGTGATATTTGGGGACTCTCGCCAGAAGTTATCAGTGAACTTAATACTCATTTTAAAGTTATAGTACCTCCAAATTTTAAAAAGATCGCCATAAACGATGCGTCCTTAAAAGAATTGTCACAGTTCGCTTATTTTAAATATACATTGGCAAAACAAATTGTAACTTATAGAAGTATGAACGGAAATATTAATAATATTGAGGATTTATCAAAAATTAAAGGTTTTCCTGTTGATAAAGCAAAAATAATTAGTTTATATTTGGAGTTCTAA
- a CDS encoding acyl-CoA dehydrogenase family protein: MNFEYNETQSMIAQSIKDFAEKNIRPNIMEWDEAQIFPVDLFKKLGEMGFMGVLVPEEYGGSGLGYHEYITVVEEISKVDPSIGLSVAAHNSLCTNHILTFGNEEQKKKWLPKLATAEHIGAWGLTEHNTGSDAGGMNTTAVKDGDEWVVNGAKNFITHAISGDIAVVIVRTGEKGDSKGMTAFVFEKGMKGFTSGKKENKLGMRASETAELVFDGCRVPDANRLGEVGQGFVQAMKILDGGRISIGALSLGIAKGAYEAALKYSKERHQFGQPISSFQGISFKLADMATEIEASELLLHKAAFLKQQHKPVTTLGAMAKMYASEACVKIANEAVQIHGGYGYTKDYPVEKFYRDSKLCTIGEGTTEIQKLVISRNLLKE, from the coding sequence ATGAATTTTGAATATAACGAAACGCAGTCGATGATTGCTCAGTCTATAAAAGATTTTGCCGAAAAAAATATCAGACCTAATATTATGGAATGGGATGAGGCTCAGATTTTTCCAGTTGACCTATTTAAAAAATTAGGCGAAATGGGATTTATGGGAGTTTTAGTGCCTGAAGAATACGGAGGATCAGGATTAGGCTATCATGAATATATTACAGTTGTCGAGGAAATTTCAAAAGTAGATCCTTCAATTGGTTTATCGGTTGCCGCGCATAATTCATTATGTACCAATCATATTTTAACTTTTGGAAACGAAGAACAAAAGAAAAAATGGTTACCAAAATTAGCTACGGCAGAACATATAGGAGCCTGGGGTTTAACAGAACACAATACAGGTTCTGATGCCGGCGGAATGAATACAACAGCTGTCAAAGACGGGGATGAATGGGTTGTAAATGGTGCCAAAAACTTTATAACGCACGCAATCTCTGGAGATATTGCAGTTGTAATTGTACGTACCGGAGAAAAAGGTGATTCTAAAGGAATGACCGCTTTTGTTTTCGAAAAAGGAATGAAAGGTTTTACGTCAGGTAAAAAAGAAAATAAATTAGGAATGCGTGCCAGCGAAACTGCAGAGTTAGTTTTTGATGGTTGCCGTGTTCCTGATGCCAATAGATTAGGAGAAGTAGGGCAGGGATTTGTTCAGGCCATGAAAATATTAGATGGAGGACGTATTTCAATTGGAGCTTTGTCACTAGGAATCGCAAAAGGTGCTTACGAAGCCGCACTTAAATACTCAAAAGAAAGACATCAGTTTGGTCAGCCTATTAGCAGTTTTCAGGGAATTTCGTTTAAACTGGCCGATATGGCAACAGAGATCGAAGCTTCAGAATTATTATTGCATAAAGCAGCATTCTTAAAACAGCAGCACAAACCTGTTACCACACTTGGTGCAATGGCAAAAATGTATGCATCAGAAGCCTGTGTAAAAATCGCAAACGAAGCCGTTCAAATTCATGGAGGCTATGGTTACACAAAAGATTATCCTGTAGAGAAATTCTATCGCGATTCAAAACTATGTACTATAGGAGAAGGAACTACCGAAATTCAAAAGTTAGTTATTTCGAGAAATTTGCTAAAAGAATAA
- the rpsU gene encoding 30S ribosomal protein S21, whose translation MLIIPIKDGENIDRALKRYKRKFDKTGTVRQLRARTAFIKPSVIKRAQIQKAAYIQNMRDGLES comes from the coding sequence ATGTTAATTATACCAATTAAAGACGGAGAAAATATCGATAGAGCATTAAAGCGCTATAAAAGAAAATTTGATAAAACAGGAACTGTTCGTCAACTAAGAGCACGTACTGCTTTTATTAAGCCTTCTGTTATCAAAAGAGCACAAATTCAAAAAGCTGCTTACATCCAAAACATGAGAGATGGTTTAGAGAGTTAG
- a CDS encoding tyrosine-type recombinase/integrase, whose protein sequence is MKSNKEAFRDYLQLEKKYSPHTVNAYLNDILFFETFNKEHFEQENIEQVNYSQIRSWIVSLVDDNISNVSVNRKMSSLKAFYKFLLKTKQIEVSPMLKHKALKTPKIVQIPFSEKELADLMQQFGNPSGFEEVRNKLIVDLFYTTGMRRAELISLMKYNVDLSSNVIKVLGKRNKERIIPVLPIIIDQFNLYLQERALLEEIVDDDYFFISAKGLKLSESFVYRLINSYFSKVSEKVKKSPHVLRHTFATHLLNNGADLNSVKELLGHSSLASTQVYTHNSLAELKKVYGDAHPRNK, encoded by the coding sequence ATGAAATCAAATAAAGAAGCATTTCGCGATTATCTTCAATTAGAGAAAAAATATTCCCCACATACAGTCAATGCTTATTTGAATGATATTTTATTTTTCGAAACATTCAATAAAGAACATTTTGAGCAGGAAAATATCGAACAGGTAAATTACAGTCAAATAAGAAGTTGGATTGTTTCGCTTGTAGATGATAATATTTCTAATGTGTCTGTCAATCGAAAAATGTCTTCCCTGAAAGCCTTTTATAAATTTCTTTTAAAAACAAAACAAATAGAGGTGAGTCCAATGCTGAAGCATAAGGCGTTAAAAACACCAAAAATTGTTCAGATTCCATTTTCAGAAAAAGAATTGGCAGATTTGATGCAGCAATTTGGAAACCCTTCCGGATTCGAAGAAGTGAGGAATAAATTGATAGTAGATCTTTTTTATACTACAGGAATGCGAAGGGCAGAACTGATAAGTTTAATGAAGTACAATGTTGATTTATCTTCAAATGTAATTAAGGTTTTAGGAAAGCGTAATAAAGAGCGTATTATTCCGGTTTTGCCAATAATTATTGATCAGTTTAATTTGTATTTGCAGGAAAGAGCTTTGCTTGAGGAGATTGTTGATGATGATTATTTTTTTATTTCAGCAAAAGGGTTAAAATTGAGTGAATCTTTTGTGTATCGATTAATAAATTCATACTTTAGTAAAGTCTCTGAAAAGGTGAAAAAGAGTCCGCACGTGCTTAGGCATACTTTTGCAACTCACTTGCTGAATAACGGAGCAGATTTAAATTCAGTTAAAGAATTATTAGGACATTCGAGTTTGGCGTCTACACAAGTTTATACTCATAATAGTTTAGCAGAGCTTAAAAAGGTGTATGGTGACGCGCATCCAAGAAATAAATGA
- the hpf gene encoding ribosome hibernation-promoting factor, HPF/YfiA family: MKVDVHAVNFTVDRKLVDFIQERMDKLEKYYDRVVSADIFLKVERTSDKENKAVEIKINVPGDDFLVKKQCKTFEEAVELSAESLERVLVKRKEKIRAHI; this comes from the coding sequence ATGAAGGTAGATGTTCATGCAGTTAACTTTACTGTTGACAGAAAATTAGTGGATTTTATTCAGGAAAGAATGGATAAATTAGAAAAATATTACGATCGAGTAGTTTCGGCTGACATTTTTTTAAAGGTTGAGAGAACGAGTGATAAGGAGAATAAGGCGGTAGAGATTAAGATTAATGTCCCGGGGGATGATTTTTTGGTTAAAAAACAATGCAAAACGTTTGAAGAAGCGGTCGAGCTTTCGGCAGAATCCCTAGAACGTGTATTGGTAAAAAGGAAAGAAAAAATACGAGCACACATATAA